A genomic region of Nitrospirota bacterium contains the following coding sequences:
- the queF gene encoding preQ(1) synthase, with protein sequence MKYGTKAIKQVKLELWPNPSPERDYAIEISYPEFTCLCPRSGYPDFATIRVTYTPDRKVVELKALKLWLNSFRDRSVSHEAATNLIFETLDQQLKPRALEVVGDFNVRGNVKTVIRVVK encoded by the coding sequence ATGAAATACGGAACCAAAGCGATCAAGCAGGTGAAACTGGAGCTCTGGCCCAATCCCAGCCCGGAGCGGGACTACGCGATCGAGATATCCTACCCCGAATTCACCTGTCTCTGCCCACGCTCGGGCTACCCCGATTTCGCCACGATCAGGGTCACCTATACGCCCGACCGGAAGGTCGTTGAGCTCAAGGCCCTGAAGCTCTGGTTGAACAGCTTTCGCGACAGGAGCGTATCCCACGAAGCCGCGACGAACCTGATCTTCGAGACCCTCGACCAGCAGCTCAAACCGCGCGCGCTGGAGGTCGTCGGAGACTTCAATGTCCGTGGCAACGTGAAAACGGTCATCCGGGTCGTCAAGTAG